From Salvia splendens isolate huo1 chromosome 3, SspV2, whole genome shotgun sequence, a single genomic window includes:
- the LOC121794732 gene encoding PRA1 family protein B4-like, whose translation MASNPSAVDQQSSSTSALGALFSRISQTINSGLSDRRPWSELADRTGFAKPESFSDANHRLHKNYGYFRTNYLMIVTTVLAISLLTNPLSLLLLSALLAAWLFLYIFRQPSDPPIALFGRQFSDRTVLFALILCTVVVLFLTSVGYVLVSALMVGLSVVLLHGAFRVPEDLFLDEADPIVRVPSLLSFLAGGAAPAPQPPIASRA comes from the coding sequence ATGGCATCAAATCCCTCTGCCGTCGATCAACAATCCTCCTCCACCTCGGCCTTGGGCGCTCTATTTTCCCGCATCTCACAGACGATCAACTCCGGCCTCTCGGACCGCCGTCCTTGGTCGGAGCTCGCTGATCGGACGGGCTTCGCGAAGCCGGAATCCTTCAGCGATGCAAACCATCGCCTCCACAAAAACTACGGCTATTTCCGCACCAACTACCTCATGATCGTGACCACCGTGCTAGCGATATCTCTCCTGACGAATCCTCTgtctctcctcctcctctctgcCCTCCTCGCCGCCTGGCTCTTCCTCTATATCTTCCGCCAACCATCGGATCCTCCCATCGCCCTTTTCGGCCGCCAATTCTCCGATCGCACGGTGCTCTTCGCCCTCATATTGTGCACCGTTGTTGTTCTCTTCCTCACCAGCGTCGGATACGTGCTCGTCTCCGCGCTCATGGTCGGTCTCAGCGTTGTTCTCCTGCATGGTGCTTTCCGTGTTCCGGAGGATCTGTTCCTCGACGAAGCGGACCCCATCGTCAGGGTGCCCAGCCTACTCTCCTTCCTCGCCGGTGGCGCCGCTCCCGCTCCTCAGCCACCCATCGCCTCTAGGGCTTGA